One genomic segment of Candidatus Dormiibacterota bacterium includes these proteins:
- a CDS encoding DUF4214 domain-containing protein — MIRRKLTMAGVALLAVGVGGLVVPTRVHAAVGPVAHILLSIDPTHLSVDPLSGSNIAGYSVTATDAGGAGVAAATIVLHSSVASGLGVTFGSVSDDGNGAYSGGLSSGTSPGAENITATSGGITSNTVVLTQFGPATTIAVTLSPSSIPADGQATSVATVTVRDAGGNGVSNENISLSGDAAQAAIGTGTDNGDGTYTFVLTAPTHQGVDGLTADDIVNNAPTISSQLVTLTETESTVEKFVHSAYFTLLGHDVDPGGLTYWVDAINSGTPRTALASALATSPAYRTRVIGGTGADSFYQFYLGRPSDLSGVDYWVGQMASGMTFEQVRLRFVGSPEYFTHHQSDPSKTIDALYTDVLGRSDTNDPGKAYWMANFNATTIAAQFLFSPEGRAHLVDGDYNLILRRAADAQGQSFWTGRLLSGASDENIITLILGSQEYLDNDLTH; from the coding sequence ATGATCAGACGGAAATTGACGATGGCGGGTGTCGCCCTGCTGGCGGTCGGAGTCGGCGGCCTCGTGGTGCCGACGCGGGTGCACGCGGCGGTCGGTCCGGTGGCGCACATCTTGCTCTCGATCGATCCGACGCACCTGTCGGTGGACCCGCTCAGCGGCAGCAACATCGCCGGATACAGTGTGACCGCGACCGATGCCGGTGGCGCCGGTGTGGCTGCCGCCACCATCGTCCTGCACAGCAGCGTCGCGAGCGGGCTGGGTGTCACCTTCGGCTCGGTGAGCGACGACGGGAACGGCGCCTACAGCGGAGGCCTCAGCTCCGGCACGAGCCCCGGGGCGGAGAACATCACGGCCACCAGCGGGGGAATCACCTCCAACACCGTCGTGCTGACCCAGTTCGGGCCGGCGACCACCATCGCGGTCACCCTCAGCCCAAGCTCCATCCCCGCGGATGGACAGGCCACCAGCGTCGCCACCGTCACCGTCCGCGACGCCGGGGGAAACGGCGTGTCCAACGAGAACATCAGCCTGAGCGGTGACGCCGCGCAGGCCGCGATCGGCACGGGGACGGACAACGGAGACGGCACCTACACCTTCGTGCTGACCGCGCCGACACATCAGGGCGTGGACGGCCTCACCGCCGACGACATCGTGAACAACGCGCCGACCATCAGCAGCCAGCTGGTGACCCTGACGGAGACCGAGTCCACCGTGGAGAAGTTCGTCCACAGCGCCTACTTCACCCTTCTCGGCCACGACGTGGACCCGGGCGGGCTGACCTACTGGGTCGACGCGATCAACAGCGGCACCCCGCGCACCGCGCTGGCGTCGGCCCTCGCCACCTCTCCCGCCTACCGGACCCGGGTCATCGGCGGCACCGGCGCCGACAGCTTCTACCAGTTCTACCTGGGCCGTCCCTCGGATCTCAGCGGCGTCGACTATTGGGTCGGCCAGATGGCGTCGGGCATGACCTTCGAGCAGGTCCGGCTCCGGTTCGTCGGCTCGCCCGAGTACTTCACCCATCACCAGAGCGATCCGTCGAAGACCATCGACGCGCTGTACACGGACGTGCTCGGAAGGTCCGACACCAACGATCCCGGCAAGGCCTACTGGATGGCCAACTTCAACGCCACCACCATCGCCGCCCAGTTCCTCTTCAGCCCGGAGGGACGCGCCCACCTGGTCGACGGCGACTACAACCTCATCCTCCGCCGGGCGGCCGATGCGCAGGGTCAGTCGTTCTGGACGGGCCGGCTGCTCAGCGGCGCCAGCGACGAGAACATCATCACCCTGATCCTCGGGTCCCAGGAGTACCTGGACAACGACCTCACCCACTGA
- a CDS encoding thiamine pyrophosphate-dependent enzyme, whose product MADARPAVEPEAANPADREDWRGLLVEMIRARHWSTRLFNLQRQGRIGTTAPIDGEEAAVVGSAAAMDPATDWAVPQYREPVGLGRFGDAVLLHTLLYHSGHPDAGGYPADVRVFPTQISIAAQIPHAVGLAWGMRLREEPGVVLCYFGDGATSEGDFYEAANLAGVVRAPVILLCVNNGWAISTPVREQTAAGSVAAKAVAVGIAGERVDGNDVLAVRAATAAARRRAAAGEGPTLIEAVTYRMGPHTTADDPTRYVPAEELESWRARDPIAGFRRHLEEAGAWDADRQRAAEEEADRRFDAALAAAEATPLRTDCFIDSAYAWPTPELERQRRTIQDAATGEGR is encoded by the coding sequence ATGGCGGACGCGAGGCCGGCGGTCGAGCCGGAGGCGGCGAACCCGGCCGACCGGGAGGACTGGCGCGGCCTGCTGGTGGAGATGATCCGGGCGCGCCACTGGTCGACGCGCCTCTTCAACCTGCAGCGTCAGGGCAGGATCGGCACCACCGCGCCGATCGACGGCGAGGAGGCGGCCGTGGTGGGGTCGGCGGCGGCGATGGACCCGGCCACCGACTGGGCGGTGCCCCAGTACCGCGAGCCGGTCGGCCTCGGCCGCTTCGGCGACGCGGTGCTCCTCCACACCCTCCTGTACCACTCCGGCCACCCCGACGCGGGCGGCTACCCGGCCGACGTGCGGGTGTTCCCCACCCAGATCTCGATCGCCGCCCAGATCCCCCACGCGGTCGGGCTGGCCTGGGGGATGCGGCTGCGCGAGGAGCCCGGCGTGGTGCTCTGCTACTTCGGCGACGGCGCCACCTCCGAGGGCGACTTCTACGAGGCCGCCAACCTCGCCGGGGTGGTGCGGGCGCCGGTGATCCTGCTCTGCGTCAACAACGGCTGGGCGATCTCCACGCCGGTGCGCGAGCAGACCGCCGCCGGCTCGGTGGCGGCGAAGGCCGTCGCGGTGGGCATCGCCGGCGAGCGGGTCGATGGCAACGACGTGCTCGCCGTGCGGGCGGCGACGGCGGCGGCGCGGAGGCGGGCGGCCGCGGGCGAGGGCCCAACCCTCATCGAGGCGGTCACCTACCGGATGGGGCCGCACACCACCGCCGACGACCCCACCCGCTACGTGCCCGCCGAGGAGCTCGAGAGCTGGCGCGCCCGCGACCCGATCGCCGGTTTCCGCCGCCATCTCGAGGAGGCCGGGGCCTGGGACGCCGACCGGCAGCGGGCCGCCGAGGAGGAGGCCGACCGCCGCTTCGACGCCGCCCTCGCCGCCGCCGAGGCGACCCCGCTCCGCACCGACTGCTTCATCGACTCCGCCTATGCATGGCCGACCCCCGAGCTGGAGCGCCAGCGGCGCACCATCCAGGACGCCGCCACCGGGGAGGGCCGCTGA
- a CDS encoding dihydrolipoamide acetyltransferase family protein, which translates to MSTVEFRLPDLGEGLEGAEIVSWLVEEGATVARDQPLVAVSTDKAVVELPSPVAGRLGARRGVEGELIRVGEVIAVIEAVAAPAAADNGVPARPAATAAAVATATTTAAPGRPRAAPVVRRLAVELGVALESVAASGPEGRVLADDVRRAAARGAGPPAPPPAPLASPPPPPRPAATGLGQAAPGRHRLTGVRRRTAEVMAAAWSTIPHIANMDEVDATELLEARTRLRRAAGAGAGAELIGIVPLLVMAAVRTLRRFPLVNSTLDAAATEVEVHADVHIGLAVATADGLVVPVIHHADRRDLLDLATEVERLAAAARGRTLRREELTGGTFTISNYGSLGGARFSIPIIRPPEVAILGFGSIAPRPLVVDGEVVARPVLPFSVTVDHRVLDGDVVCAFSAALAATLTNPISLLL; encoded by the coding sequence GTGAGCACGGTCGAGTTCCGGCTCCCCGACCTCGGGGAGGGGCTGGAGGGTGCGGAGATCGTGAGCTGGCTGGTCGAGGAGGGCGCCACCGTCGCCCGCGACCAGCCGCTGGTCGCGGTGTCCACCGACAAGGCGGTGGTCGAGCTGCCCTCGCCGGTCGCGGGCCGGCTCGGCGCCCGCCGGGGCGTCGAGGGCGAGCTCATCCGCGTCGGCGAGGTGATCGCGGTGATCGAGGCGGTGGCCGCACCGGCGGCGGCGGACAACGGCGTGCCCGCGCGCCCCGCCGCGACCGCCGCGGCCGTCGCGACCGCCACGACCACCGCCGCCCCCGGCCGGCCCCGCGCCGCGCCGGTGGTGCGCCGCCTCGCGGTCGAGCTGGGCGTGGCCCTGGAGTCGGTGGCCGCCAGCGGGCCCGAGGGCCGCGTCCTCGCCGACGACGTCCGCCGCGCCGCCGCCCGGGGCGCCGGGCCGCCGGCCCCGCCGCCGGCTCCGCTCGCCTCCCCGCCGCCGCCACCGCGGCCCGCCGCCACCGGGCTCGGCCAGGCCGCCCCCGGCCGGCACCGGCTCACCGGGGTGCGGCGGCGCACCGCCGAGGTGATGGCCGCCGCGTGGTCGACGATCCCCCACATCGCGAACATGGACGAGGTCGACGCCACCGAGCTGCTGGAGGCGCGCACCCGGCTGCGCCGCGCCGCCGGCGCCGGCGCCGGCGCCGAGCTGATCGGCATCGTCCCCCTGCTGGTGATGGCGGCGGTGCGCACCCTGCGTCGCTTCCCGCTGGTCAACTCCACCCTCGACGCCGCCGCCACCGAGGTCGAGGTGCACGCCGACGTCCACATCGGGCTGGCGGTCGCGACCGCCGACGGCCTGGTCGTGCCCGTCATCCATCACGCCGACCGCCGCGACCTGCTCGACCTCGCCACCGAGGTCGAGCGCCTCGCCGCCGCGGCGCGTGGCCGCACCCTGCGCCGCGAGGAGCTCACCGGCGGCACCTTCACGATCAGCAACTACGGCAGCCTCGGCGGCGCGCGGTTCTCGATCCCGATCATCCGGCCCCCGGAGGTGGCCATCCTCGGCTTCGGCAGCATCGCCCCCCGGCCGCTGGTGGTCGACGGCGAGGTGGTGGCGCGGCCGGTGCTGCCCTTCTCGGTGACCGTCGACCACCGCGTCCTCGACGGCGACGTGGTGTGCGCGTTCAGCGCCGCCCTCGCCGCGACCCTCACCAACCCCATCAGCCTCCTCCTGTAG
- a CDS encoding monooxygenase, protein MINTVEAHQRVKDLEWSPSYTVPRDRYPTKYRIPPRTKDPFRTLIRDYCSMEQEKDDRQYGSLEDVLARTDAPQHTERRWLEILKAVLPMVNFAEYAAMKSCAQLVDTVSNQELRQGYQAQMIDEVRHTHQEMYLSRYFAKRAPDPEGFAQGQRFKGQNIFGRASRSAFETFFMGDPIEGVMNLQVVTETAYTNPLFVAMTEMAAAQGDQVTPGVFLSIQSDEARHMANGYSTLAAVISDAANHEYLQDDFDRGFWRQHNFLDTFLGAVYDYSQVQRGASYHERWREWVGEDWAGSFIAKLEPFGLRAPSDFALAEQRVPWMSHSMFMVAVGGWPLMYWRQSPLTDADMEWFEEKYPGWYDNYGWFYEGMREMQEPGSGNPFLLFPEMPPVCRVCQLPCILPRLDINDLRIREHAGRRHAFCSAPCERFFDQEPLRYLGYRSFWEIWDGTGLDEYIVKQGMLRADGKTLIPQPHLSDDPRMMWTLDDIRALDYEIRDPLQNPDSIYLI, encoded by the coding sequence ATGATCAACACGGTCGAGGCCCACCAGCGAGTCAAGGACCTGGAGTGGTCGCCGTCGTACACGGTCCCCCGCGATCGCTACCCCACCAAGTACCGGATCCCCCCCAGGACCAAGGACCCGTTCCGCACCCTGATCCGCGACTACTGCTCGATGGAGCAGGAGAAGGACGACCGCCAGTACGGCTCGCTCGAGGACGTCCTCGCCCGCACCGACGCCCCGCAGCACACCGAGCGCCGCTGGCTGGAGATCCTCAAGGCGGTGCTGCCGATGGTCAACTTCGCCGAGTACGCGGCGATGAAGAGCTGCGCCCAGCTGGTCGACACCGTGTCCAACCAGGAGCTGCGCCAGGGCTACCAGGCCCAGATGATCGACGAGGTCCGGCACACCCATCAGGAGATGTACCTGAGCCGCTACTTCGCCAAGCGCGCCCCCGACCCCGAGGGCTTCGCCCAGGGGCAGCGCTTCAAGGGCCAGAACATCTTCGGCCGGGCCTCGCGCAGCGCCTTCGAGACGTTCTTCATGGGCGACCCGATCGAGGGGGTGATGAACCTCCAGGTGGTCACCGAGACCGCGTACACCAACCCGCTCTTCGTGGCCATGACCGAGATGGCCGCGGCCCAGGGCGACCAGGTCACCCCCGGCGTCTTCCTCAGCATCCAGTCGGACGAGGCCCGGCACATGGCCAACGGCTACAGCACCCTGGCCGCGGTCATCTCCGACGCCGCCAACCACGAGTACCTCCAGGACGACTTCGACCGCGGTTTCTGGCGGCAGCACAACTTCCTCGACACCTTCCTCGGCGCCGTCTACGACTACTCGCAGGTGCAGCGCGGCGCCAGCTACCACGAGCGCTGGCGGGAGTGGGTCGGCGAGGACTGGGCGGGCTCGTTCATCGCCAAGCTCGAGCCCTTCGGGCTGCGGGCGCCGAGCGATTTCGCCCTCGCCGAGCAGCGGGTGCCCTGGATGTCCCACAGCATGTTCATGGTCGCGGTGGGCGGCTGGCCGCTGATGTACTGGCGGCAGTCGCCGCTCACCGACGCCGACATGGAGTGGTTCGAGGAGAAGTACCCGGGCTGGTACGACAACTACGGGTGGTTCTACGAGGGCATGCGCGAGATGCAGGAGCCCGGATCGGGCAACCCCTTCCTGCTCTTCCCGGAGATGCCGCCGGTCTGCCGGGTCTGCCAGCTGCCGTGCATCCTGCCCCGCCTCGACATCAACGACCTCCGCATCAGGGAGCACGCCGGGCGGCGCCACGCCTTCTGCTCGGCGCCGTGCGAGCGGTTCTTCGACCAGGAGCCGCTGCGCTATCTCGGCTACCGGAGCTTCTGGGAGATCTGGGACGGCACCGGGCTCGACGAGTACATCGTGAAGCAGGGGATGCTGCGGGCCGACGGGAAGACCCTCATCCCCCAGCCGCACCTCTCCGACGACCCGAGGATGATGTGGACGCTCGACGACATCCGGGCGCTCGACTACGAGATCCGCGACCCGCTGCAGAACCCCGACTCCATCTATCTCATCTAG
- a CDS encoding TetR/AcrR family transcriptional regulator translates to MSSIFGPADSLPHGRHRLTRDEVAASQRRRLLGAVTTVVAERGYAGLTITEVARRARVAPNRFYEHFRDREECFLAAYDAFARALLARMAEVTLAAGDWPRFIADTLDAYLGTLDAEPACARAFLVEIGGAGPEARRRRAAMYATFATLLRERHEWMREQDPRLGALPESAYLGFVHAVRELACDRLERSPDRPLAELAPDIVRWLTAAVLGAGPAGAGG, encoded by the coding sequence GTGAGCTCGATCTTCGGCCCCGCCGATTCGCTCCCCCACGGGCGCCACCGCCTCACCCGCGACGAGGTGGCCGCGTCCCAGCGCCGCCGCCTGCTCGGCGCGGTCACCACGGTGGTCGCCGAGCGAGGCTACGCGGGGCTGACGATCACCGAGGTGGCGCGCCGGGCGCGGGTCGCCCCGAACCGCTTCTACGAGCACTTCCGCGACCGCGAGGAGTGCTTCCTCGCCGCCTACGACGCCTTCGCCCGGGCGCTGCTCGCCCGGATGGCAGAGGTGACCCTCGCCGCCGGCGACTGGCCTCGGTTCATCGCCGACACCCTGGACGCCTACCTCGGGACCCTCGACGCCGAGCCCGCCTGCGCCCGCGCCTTCCTCGTCGAGATCGGCGGCGCCGGTCCGGAGGCGCGCCGCCGGAGGGCGGCGATGTACGCGACCTTCGCCACCCTGCTCCGGGAGCGCCACGAGTGGATGCGCGAGCAGGACCCGCGGCTCGGCGCGCTGCCCGAGAGCGCCTACCTCGGCTTCGTCCACGCGGTGCGCGAGCTGGCCTGCGACCGCCTGGAGCGGAGCCCCGATCGTCCCCTCGCCGAGCTCGCCCCCGACATCGTCCGCTGGCTCACCGCCGCGGTGCTCGGAGCCGGCCCGGCCGGGGCGGGCGGCTGA
- a CDS encoding alpha-ketoacid dehydrogenase subunit beta translates to MPVMTMLEAIRHTLHEEMARDPRMMVLGQDVAALGGVFRATEGLRDRFGAGRVVDMPLAEAVIVGASLGLAWSGMVPVAEIQFLGFTQQAFHQVAGQLARIRARTGGMRGCQATIRAPFGGGVRAPELHSDSLEAQFAQCPGLKIVAPASAADARGLLATAIRDPDPVLYLEPLRGYRAIKDEVPEGEHTVPFGQAREVRPGDDCVIIAWSAMVQTCVRAAAEVEAATGASIGVLDLRTLVPLDVESIVAAAQRAGRVVVAQEAPPTAGFASEVVTVVQENAFYSLEAPVARVSGFDTPYPPGMLEEHWLPGSRRVAAAVRRTLEARA, encoded by the coding sequence ATGCCGGTGATGACGATGCTGGAGGCGATCCGGCACACCCTCCACGAGGAGATGGCGCGCGACCCTCGGATGATGGTGCTGGGCCAGGACGTCGCCGCCCTGGGCGGCGTCTTCCGCGCCACCGAGGGGCTGCGCGACCGCTTCGGCGCCGGCCGGGTCGTGGACATGCCGCTCGCCGAGGCGGTGATCGTCGGCGCCAGCCTGGGCCTGGCCTGGTCGGGGATGGTGCCGGTGGCGGAGATCCAGTTCCTCGGCTTCACCCAGCAGGCCTTCCACCAGGTGGCCGGGCAGCTGGCCCGGATCCGCGCCCGCACCGGCGGGATGCGCGGCTGCCAGGCGACCATCCGCGCCCCCTTCGGCGGCGGGGTGCGCGCCCCCGAGCTCCACTCCGACTCGCTGGAGGCGCAGTTCGCCCAGTGCCCGGGGTTGAAGATCGTCGCCCCGGCCTCGGCGGCCGACGCCAGGGGGCTGCTCGCCACCGCGATCCGCGACCCCGACCCGGTGCTCTACCTCGAGCCGCTCCGCGGCTACCGCGCCATCAAGGACGAGGTGCCGGAGGGCGAGCACACCGTGCCCTTCGGGCAGGCGCGCGAGGTGCGGCCCGGTGACGACTGCGTGATCATCGCCTGGAGCGCGATGGTGCAGACCTGCGTCCGTGCCGCCGCCGAGGTGGAGGCGGCGACCGGGGCCTCGATCGGGGTGCTCGATCTCCGCACCCTGGTGCCCCTCGACGTCGAGAGCATCGTCGCCGCCGCCCAGCGGGCGGGCAGGGTGGTGGTCGCCCAGGAGGCGCCGCCGACCGCGGGCTTCGCGTCCGAGGTGGTGACGGTGGTGCAGGAGAACGCCTTCTACTCGCTGGAGGCGCCGGTGGCGCGGGTCAGCGGCTTCGACACCCCCTACCCGCCGGGGATGCTCGAGGAGCACTGGCTGCCGGGCAGCCGCCGGGTCGCCGCCGCGGTGCGGCGCACCCTCGAGGCCCGGGCGTGA
- a CDS encoding FAD-linked oxidase C-terminal domain-containing protein, with product MATSAAVAELRERLGTRLTTSDTELQAHGRDESYHRPVAPEAVAYPESTEEVATVVRTCHAHGVPMVPYGIGTSLEGNIAALRGGVSIDLSHLNRIVTVRPDDLDVTVQAGVTRRQLNDVLQPQGFFFPVDPGADATLGGMASTGASGTTTVRYGTMRENVLSLTVVLADGRVVRTARRARKSSAGYDLTRLFVGSEGTLGVITELTLRMYGTPEAISAVVCSFPTVEAAVQTVIRTIQIGIPVARAELLDAVAVDAVNRHSGLDHAVGPTLFLEFHGSPAGVREQAAAVAEIGAEHAAGETRTATRAEDRNRLWRARHEALYALLALRPGSRGVITDVCVPISGLAACIAETRADLEASTLLASIVGHVGDGNFHTVFVVDPGGDAEIEEARNLNRRMVERALAAGGTCTGEHGIGHGKREFLRAEHGTGVDVMLAIKQALDPLNLMNPGKVVGPDEG from the coding sequence ATGGCGACGAGCGCCGCGGTGGCCGAGCTGAGGGAGCGTCTCGGAACCCGCCTCACCACCTCCGACACCGAGCTCCAGGCGCACGGCCGCGACGAGTCGTACCACCGGCCGGTGGCTCCGGAGGCGGTCGCCTACCCGGAGAGCACCGAGGAGGTGGCGACGGTGGTGCGCACCTGCCACGCCCACGGCGTCCCGATGGTGCCGTACGGCATCGGCACCAGCCTCGAGGGCAACATCGCCGCGCTCCGCGGCGGGGTCAGCATCGACCTGTCCCACCTCAACCGCATCGTCACGGTGCGTCCCGACGACCTCGACGTGACCGTGCAGGCGGGCGTGACCCGCCGCCAGCTCAACGACGTGCTCCAGCCGCAGGGGTTCTTCTTCCCCGTCGACCCGGGCGCGGACGCGACCCTCGGCGGGATGGCCTCGACCGGCGCCTCGGGGACCACCACGGTGCGCTACGGCACGATGCGGGAGAACGTGCTCAGCCTCACCGTGGTGCTCGCCGACGGCCGGGTGGTGCGCACCGCGCGGCGCGCCCGCAAGTCCTCCGCGGGCTACGACCTCACCCGCCTCTTCGTCGGCTCGGAGGGGACCCTGGGGGTGATCACCGAGCTCACCCTGCGGATGTACGGCACCCCGGAGGCGATCTCCGCGGTGGTCTGCAGCTTCCCCACGGTCGAGGCGGCGGTGCAGACGGTGATCCGGACCATCCAGATCGGCATCCCCGTCGCCCGGGCCGAGCTGCTCGACGCCGTCGCCGTCGACGCCGTCAACCGTCACAGCGGTCTCGACCACGCCGTCGGACCCACCCTCTTCCTCGAGTTCCACGGCAGCCCCGCCGGGGTGCGCGAGCAGGCCGCCGCGGTGGCCGAGATCGGTGCCGAGCACGCCGCCGGCGAGACCCGCACCGCCACTCGCGCGGAGGACCGCAACCGGCTCTGGCGGGCCCGCCACGAGGCCCTGTACGCGCTGCTCGCGCTCCGCCCCGGGTCGCGCGGGGTGATCACCGACGTCTGCGTGCCCATCTCCGGCCTCGCCGCCTGCATCGCCGAGACCCGGGCCGACCTCGAGGCCTCGACCCTGCTCGCGTCGATCGTCGGCCACGTCGGCGACGGCAACTTCCACACCGTGTTCGTCGTCGACCCCGGCGGCGACGCCGAGATCGAGGAGGCGCGCAACCTCAACCGCCGGATGGTGGAGCGCGCCCTGGCGGCGGGCGGCACCTGCACCGGAGAGCACGGCATCGGCCACGGCAAGCGCGAGTTCCTCCGCGCCGAGCACGGCACCGGCGTCGACGTCATGCTCGCCATCAAGCAGGCCCTCGACCCTCTGAACCTGATGAATCCGGGGAAGGTGGTCGGCCCCGACGAGGGCTGA
- the lpdA gene encoding dihydrolipoyl dehydrogenase: MVVGEVSTFTEVLVVGGGPGGYGAAQRAASLGRSVVLVERDRLGGVCLNAGCIPSKALIQVAHACALAGTASRWGVDLSARVDMNRVQDWMASVVGGLRADVDAQMRRAGVTVLSGTARFTSPHRVVVATPTATQHIEFDHAIVATGSRPVALASLPVDHHRVLDSTDALGLREMPPRLAVVGGGYIGLELGCAFQRLGSAVTVVEVADRLLPTMHSGLGRALERRLTAQGLEVMLGTRALEDDGTALRVQGPRGESRIEADAVIVAVGRRPNTDDLGLERAGVTCDPAGLVGVDRARRAAATVLAIGDVTAGPGLAHKASAEAEVAGAVAAGRRAEFDPACIPQVVFTDPQVASAGLTAAEAEQAGAAVETRRLPLTASARAVMSGETAGMVELVAERGSGLLLGVHLVGPEAAELIAEAALAIEMGATVDDLALTVHPHPTLSESIAQAARAGVHPTAM; the protein is encoded by the coding sequence GTGGTCGTCGGCGAGGTCTCCACGTTCACCGAGGTGCTGGTCGTCGGCGGCGGCCCGGGCGGATACGGCGCGGCGCAGCGAGCGGCGTCGCTGGGGCGCAGCGTCGTGCTCGTCGAGCGCGACCGGCTCGGCGGCGTCTGCCTCAACGCCGGCTGCATCCCCTCCAAGGCGCTCATCCAGGTCGCCCACGCCTGCGCCCTGGCCGGCACCGCCAGCCGCTGGGGCGTCGATCTTTCAGCCAGGGTCGACATGAACCGGGTGCAGGACTGGATGGCGTCGGTGGTCGGCGGGCTGCGTGCGGACGTCGATGCGCAGATGCGCCGGGCCGGGGTCACCGTGCTCTCGGGCACGGCGCGCTTCACCTCACCCCACCGGGTGGTGGTCGCCACCCCCACCGCCACCCAGCACATCGAGTTCGACCACGCCATCGTCGCCACCGGGTCGCGGCCGGTGGCGCTGGCGTCGCTCCCCGTCGACCACCACCGGGTGCTCGACTCCACCGACGCGCTGGGGCTGCGCGAGATGCCGCCGCGGCTGGCGGTGGTCGGCGGCGGCTACATCGGCCTGGAGCTGGGCTGCGCGTTCCAGCGGCTGGGCAGCGCGGTGACCGTGGTCGAGGTGGCCGACCGCCTGCTCCCCACCATGCACTCCGGCCTCGGCCGGGCGCTGGAGCGGCGGCTCACCGCGCAGGGGCTGGAGGTGATGCTCGGCACCCGGGCGCTCGAGGACGACGGCACCGCGCTGCGGGTGCAGGGGCCACGCGGCGAGTCGCGCATCGAGGCCGACGCGGTGATCGTCGCCGTCGGCCGCCGCCCCAACACCGACGACCTCGGCCTCGAGCGGGCGGGCGTGACCTGCGATCCGGCGGGGCTGGTCGGCGTCGACCGGGCCCGCCGGGCGGCGGCGACGGTGCTCGCCATCGGCGACGTCACCGCCGGGCCGGGGCTGGCGCACAAGGCGTCGGCCGAGGCCGAGGTCGCCGGCGCCGTCGCCGCCGGACGGCGCGCCGAGTTCGACCCCGCGTGCATCCCCCAGGTGGTGTTCACCGACCCCCAGGTCGCCTCGGCCGGGCTCACCGCCGCCGAGGCCGAGCAGGCCGGGGCCGCCGTCGAGACCCGGCGCCTGCCCCTCACCGCGTCGGCGCGCGCGGTGATGAGCGGCGAGACCGCGGGGATGGTCGAGCTGGTCGCCGAGCGCGGCAGCGGTCTGCTGCTCGGGGTGCACCTGGTCGGCCCGGAGGCGGCGGAGCTGATCGCCGAGGCGGCGCTCGCGATCGAGATGGGCGCCACCGTCGACGACCTCGCGCTCACCGTCCACCCCCACCCCACGCTGTCGGAGTCGATCGCCCAGGCGGCGCGCGCCGGCGTCCACCCCACCGCGATGTGA
- a CDS encoding lipase family protein → MLGTSWRAGLAAAVTAAAALVGGPVAAAPAAPAAPGGTPPPPDQDPFYRPAGAIAGLPPGTILGSRQVTVAALGVPVPVAAWQLLHTSTDTRGAAEAAVATVLLPGTPAPAGGRPLVSYQVAEDSLSTACAPSYEMRLGREAEEPLIAQALAQGWAVVVPDYEGPGSQWTAGTQAGHAVLDAIRAAERFAPAGLAGAGTPVGLWGYSGGAQATAWATELQPGYAPELRIAGAAEGGVPPDIAQVARAIDGGPASGLYFGAAVGLSRAYPEIGAPSFLNEKGRAAFARIGGECIDQFAREYAFQRLEDYTTVGDPLALPAVQRVVAEDRLGQRTPAAPLHVYHAALDELIPVAGVRALVAGYCAAHVAVEYREDLLGDHVSLAATGAPEAVAYLAARFQGLPAPRTC, encoded by the coding sequence ATGCTCGGGACGTCCTGGCGAGCCGGGCTCGCAGCCGCGGTGACGGCCGCCGCCGCACTGGTGGGAGGGCCGGTGGCCGCCGCCCCCGCCGCACCCGCCGCACCCGGGGGCACCCCGCCGCCGCCCGACCAGGACCCCTTCTACCGGCCCGCGGGCGCGATCGCCGGGCTGCCGCCGGGGACCATCCTCGGCTCCCGGCAGGTCACCGTCGCCGCTCTCGGGGTGCCGGTGCCGGTCGCCGCCTGGCAGCTGCTCCACACCTCGACCGACACCCGCGGCGCGGCCGAGGCGGCGGTCGCCACCGTCCTGCTCCCGGGGACGCCGGCACCGGCCGGCGGCCGTCCCCTGGTCTCGTACCAGGTCGCGGAGGACAGCCTGTCGACCGCCTGCGCCCCCTCCTACGAGATGCGGCTCGGCCGGGAGGCGGAGGAGCCGCTGATCGCCCAGGCACTGGCCCAGGGCTGGGCGGTGGTGGTCCCCGACTACGAGGGCCCGGGGTCGCAGTGGACCGCCGGCACCCAGGCCGGCCACGCCGTCCTCGACGCCATCCGCGCCGCCGAGCGCTTCGCCCCGGCGGGCCTCGCCGGAGCCGGGACGCCGGTCGGGCTCTGGGGCTACTCCGGGGGCGCCCAGGCCACCGCCTGGGCCACCGAGCTGCAGCCGGGCTACGCGCCCGAGCTGCGCATCGCCGGGGCGGCCGAGGGCGGGGTGCCCCCGGACATCGCCCAGGTCGCCCGCGCGATCGACGGCGGGCCAGCCTCCGGACTCTACTTCGGCGCCGCCGTGGGTCTCAGCCGCGCCTATCCCGAGATCGGAGCGCCGTCGTTCCTCAACGAGAAGGGGAGGGCCGCCTTCGCCCGGATCGGCGGCGAGTGCATCGACCAGTTCGCCCGCGAGTACGCGTTCCAGCGGCTGGAGGACTACACCACCGTCGGCGATCCGCTCGCGCTGCCGGCGGTGCAGCGGGTGGTCGCCGAGGACCGTCTCGGCCAGCGCACCCCGGCGGCGCCCCTCCACGTGTACCACGCCGCCCTGGACGAGCTCATCCCGGTCGCCGGGGTGCGCGCCCTGGTCGCCGGCTACTGCGCGGCCCACGTCGCCGTCGAGTATCGCGAGGACCTGCTCGGCGACCACGTCAGCCTGGCGGCGACCGGTGCCCCCGAGGCGGTCGCCTACCTCGCCGCCCGCTTCCAGGGCCTGCCCGCTCCCCGCACCTGCTGA